In one Methylocaldum szegediense genomic region, the following are encoded:
- a CDS encoding AraC family transcriptional regulator yields the protein MQTRPAETLQTAPVTTLRFVIVPHDKSYCSMDVQIVTFPETKVAVIEHHGLPALEYETVLKLIAWKLENRFLDQMKYRSYGLHYTDPFSTPPAEHRVDFCLSIDEDVAPNPYGIRTKTIPSLRCARARDVGSRSNNRAAAYLYKTWLPRSGETLGNFPAIFHYVNVGPNVREAEMITDVYLPLM from the coding sequence ATGCAAACCCGGCCTGCCGAGACGCTTCAGACAGCGCCAGTGACTACGCTACGTTTCGTCATCGTGCCGCACGATAAAAGCTATTGCAGTATGGATGTTCAGATCGTCACATTTCCCGAAACCAAGGTAGCCGTGATCGAGCATCACGGATTACCGGCGCTCGAATATGAGACAGTGCTAAAGTTGATTGCTTGGAAGCTTGAGAACCGATTTCTGGACCAGATGAAATACCGTAGCTACGGACTTCACTACACTGATCCGTTCAGCACACCACCCGCTGAACATCGTGTCGACTTTTGCCTGTCCATCGACGAAGACGTCGCGCCAAATCCTTACGGGATCAGGACAAAGACAATTCCAAGCTTGCGATGCGCTCGCGCGCGCGACGTCGGGTCCCGCTCCAATAATCGGGCTGCCGCTTACCTCTACAAAACCTGGCTGCCTCGAAGCGGCGAAACGCTTGGAAATTTTCCCGCGATTTTTCACTACGTTAACGTCGGGCCGAATGTAAGGGAAGCGGAGATGATTACGGACGTCTATTTACCGTTGATGTAA
- a CDS encoding OmpA family protein — translation MKMPLGISFLFLAAAAFISGTAQAEKTDLAGSADHALVGRYEGSVITFYETKSYEELKLPFKALERGQQNKPEAWQIDVSGKLTSIRYEGPADRSILEVMRNYEAALNAKGFTIRFFCKGAKECAPAGSTGTFWMAGNGQIGMPTTWDTTVYLLAERDGPEGRVTVGILGVETKATKSRPLTPHVAVTVVESKPMEADKIAVVKSSEMQQALERDGRIAIYGIYFDFDKAEIKPESEPQIAQLAALLKENPKLKVLIVGHTDGRGAFDYNLSLSQRRAQAVADTLVSAHGIARDRLTPAGAGMIAPVASNKTEEGRAKNRRVEIVEHYSGG, via the coding sequence ATGAAAATGCCATTGGGGATTTCATTTTTGTTTTTGGCGGCTGCTGCCTTTATTTCCGGGACGGCGCAAGCGGAGAAAACCGACCTGGCGGGTTCTGCCGACCATGCCCTAGTCGGGCGTTACGAGGGATCGGTCATCACCTTCTACGAAACGAAATCCTATGAAGAATTGAAGCTGCCGTTCAAAGCGCTGGAGCGCGGCCAGCAGAACAAGCCCGAGGCATGGCAGATCGACGTGTCCGGGAAACTCACCTCGATCCGGTATGAAGGTCCTGCGGATCGGTCGATCCTCGAAGTCATGCGCAACTACGAGGCGGCTTTGAACGCAAAGGGATTCACGATCCGTTTCTTCTGCAAAGGCGCAAAGGAATGCGCACCCGCCGGGTCTACCGGCACTTTCTGGATGGCCGGGAACGGACAGATCGGCATGCCGACAACCTGGGACACCACCGTTTATCTGCTGGCGGAGCGGGATGGGCCGGAGGGACGGGTGACCGTCGGGATACTCGGGGTCGAGACCAAGGCGACCAAATCCCGACCTTTGACACCGCATGTCGCCGTGACGGTCGTCGAATCGAAACCGATGGAGGCCGACAAGATCGCCGTGGTCAAGTCCAGCGAAATGCAGCAGGCGCTGGAACGCGACGGGCGGATTGCGATCTATGGCATCTACTTCGATTTCGACAAGGCGGAAATCAAGCCGGAATCGGAGCCGCAGATCGCGCAATTGGCAGCGCTTCTGAAAGAAAACCCCAAGTTGAAAGTCCTCATCGTCGGGCACACGGACGGCAGGGGCGCGTTCGACTACAACCTGTCGCTTTCTCAACGACGAGCCCAGGCCGTGGCGGACACGCTGGTGTCGGCCCACGGCATCGCTCGCGACCGCCTGACGCCAGCAGGTGCCGGCATGATAGCGCCCGTCGCGTCGAATAAGACCGAAGAAGGACGCGCGAAAAACCGGCGCGTCGAGATCGTCGAACACTATTCCGGCGGTTGA